CTCGCCGCCATCCTCATACCCAAACTCCTGTCGGATTTTGTGCTCTACGACCTGTTTCTGATCGCCGTCGTGGTTATCGCGGCCCTTGTCGCCCGGGCGCTCATCCTGTTCGGCGTTCTGCCGGTGCTCGCCTATTTCAGGCTGTCTCCGAAGATGGAGCGGCCCTACAGCGTGGCGATCCTCTGGGGCGGGCTCAGGGGCGCGGTCACGCTGGCGCTGGCGCTGGCGGTCACCGAGAACCGCTACGTGCCGCAGGACATCAAGCACCAGGTCGGCCTGATTGCAACCGGCTTCACCCTCTTCACACTGATCGTCCAGGGCACGACGCTGCGCTGGATCATCCGCAGGCTCAAGCTCGACAGGCTCAGCCCGCTCGATGTCGCGCTCAGCAACCAGGTGATCGCCGTCGCCTTGCAGAGCGTGCGCGAGCGGGTCTCCGAGACCGCGCGCGACCTCGGACTGACCCGCGAGATCGTTCGCGACGAGGCCAAGCGCTTCGCCGAGCGCGTCGATGCGGCCGTGGAGGAGACCGACGCGACGGAGCGGCTGCAGGACCGGGACCGGATCACGCTCGGCCTTGTCGCGCTGGCTGCGCACGAGCGCGATTCGATCCTTGAAGGATACCGCGACCAGATCATCTCCGCAGACCTTGCCGAGCGTCTGGTGATCGGCGCCGACATGATTATCGAGGCAACGCGCACCGGCGGGCGGGCGGGCTACCGGGCGGCCTCGCGACGGGTCTACGCAACGAACCTGCGCTTCCGCGTGGCGACGCTGCTGCACAACTACCTCGGCATCGCCCGGCCGCTCGCCAGCCTGCTGGAAGACCGGTTCGATGTCCTCGTGTCCTACAGCCTGGTGCTGCCGCGTCTGGAACTGTTCATTGACGAACGTATCCGCCGCATCCATGGCCGGCGCGTGGCCGAACTTCTGCACGAATTGCTCAACCGCCGCCTTGAGGAAGCGCGCCGGGAACTCGAGACCCTCAGGCTGCAGTTTCCTGGCTATGCCGAGGAGCTGGAGCGGCGACTGATCCGGCGCACCACGCTGCAGCTGGAAGAGGGCGAATACGAGGCGCTGGTGGAGGACGGGCTGATCGGCCCGGAACTGCGCGCGACGCTTGGCGCGGATATCGACAGAAGACGAGCGCAGCTGAAGGGCCGGCCGGTGCTCGACCTGAAGCGGCAGAAGCGCGTCACGGTGGAGGGCTTCGCCGCCTTCGCCGATTTCAGCGAGCGGGAACGCAAGCTGCTGCGCAAGAAGATCCGCATCGTCTACGCCGCGCCGGGCCAGCATATCCTCAGGAAGGAAAGCTCCGCCCGCGAGGTCTGGTTTATCGCCGCCGGCACGGTCACGGTCGTTACCGACGGGGTGAAGCTCAGGTTGACGGAGGGTGACCTCTTCGGCCAGTTTGCCGTTCTGGCCAAGCGCCGCCGGCCGATCCAGGTGACGGCGGTGACGGACTGCACGCTGCTGACGCTGGACGAGCACACCTTCCGCACCTTCATGGCGCGCGAAGGCGCTTTCCGCACCGCCGTCATTCGAAGCGCCGCCGAGCGCGGCGTCATCATTCCGCCCGAAACCTTCGATCGTCCGGCGGACGAACAAACAGCCGAGATCCGCGCGATCCTGGTGAAATCCGGCTCGCTCAAGCCGCGGCCGCGGAGACGATTCTACCAAAGCGGATTTTGACCGAGCCTATACCGCGGTCCGCACAAACTTCGTGAAGTTCGCTGACGTGTTCCGGAGCTTCCGGCGCAAATTTCCGGTTTTTGGTTTGGATCGTCAAATTGCCTCTTGCGCGCCCGGCATCGAAAGTCTAATGGGGACGGGCCGTTATGGCTGGTCGGGGTGTAGCGCAGCCCGGTAGCGCACTTGACTGGGGGACGGGTGGTCCCGTTCTTATTTTTCCTGCTTTTTCAGATTGTTATCCATGGTGCCATCGGTCGCCGTGGTATTTTTCGTGGGACTCGATGTCGCCTCCAGTGCAGCGCGGATATCATCGTCCAGTGCGTGAGCGTACTTCGTCGTCGTCTGGATATCGGCATGGCCGAGGAGGCGCTGAGCGACACGTAGGTTTGATTTTCTCAGCACTCGCGTTGCTGCCGTGTGGCGCATGTCGTGGAAGTGAAAGTCCTCGATGCCCGTTGCCGCGATCGCGCGCCGCGCCGCGGTCTTGAGGCCATCTTCTGTCAATGGATACCGCTTGCCGCGGACTAGCCCACGCTTTTTCAACGTGCGGCGTGCCTCGTAGGTGAAGACGACGTCCGGATGGTGATCCTTCTGCGACCACAACAGATCATAGATCGCGTCCGACATGGGGATCGTGCGGCGCTTGTCGCCCTTTCCGAAGACAGTAAATTGCCGCCCAAAGAAATCGACATGCGGCCATCGTAGGCCGAGGATCTCCATGCGCCGGCAGCCTGTGAGGAATGCGAAGAGGACAGCTTCCGCATAGCCTGGGCTCAACTCTGCGAGGATGGCCTCTTCCTCGGCCGTGCTTGCCTCGCGTACGCGCTCCTGTCTCTCGCGAAGCATATGCTGCCCAAAGTCAAAATCGGCTGTCTTGACCTTCCAGACGTTTCTGGCGCGCAGCATGATCTCGCGAAGCGGCTGGGTGCAGGTTCGGTTGACAGTCGCGGCGGAAACGAGCGGGCGCTTCTCGTCACCCTTGATGTGCTCGCCGCGTCGCCGTGCGACCACGGCCGCAATCTTGGCGTCATCAATTTTCGCAAGATCTGTCTTCGGCCCGACAGCGTCGTTCAGCCAGGCTAGGACGTGGAGTGTGGTCTCGACATTCTTATGGTGCTGACCGATCTCGGTCCACCATCGCGATGAGGCCTCTTCGAACGTCATGCGATCGGCAGGGCGGTTCTCGGCCGCGATCAGTTCGGCGCGTATTGTTTCTTTGATCGAGTCTTCGACGCGCTTTGCGTCCCGCTTCGAAGTTGCGCCAGTTTTGCCCGAAAATCGACGACCCCTGAGGACGAAGTCGTAGGAGTATACGCTTTCTCCTGGCCGCTTATAGACTGACACTCGCGCCTCCTCATATCGATGAAATCATCGAGGTCGGCCTTGGTATAGCGTCGTGTCGGTCGTTTCGTGCCGAGGCCGATGTTTATCCAGCGCAGGCTTCCGCTCTGCGTCAAGTGTGTGAGTTGCTTTTTCGAGATGCCGAGGTAACGTGCAGCCGTGTCCGCACTCAAAAGCCCCTCATTCAGATCCGATGCTCCTGGGCCCGTTCTTCCAGCGGCCATCTCACCCTCCCATGATCGAAACGGCGAGTATCGCGGTCAAGCCAATGCCTGTGCAAAGGCCGATGACGAAACCAAGCCAAGAGGCGGTGCGAAGCGAGTAGGGCAGGGGATGCATCAAGCCGCCTCCTCTTCAGGAACGGCGATCGATGTGCCTTTCAGGCAAATGATACGGATACCGCCGGCCCGCGCGTCTACCTTGCCGTCATTGATGCCAGCAGCTTCGAGGGTTCGCAGGATATCATAGAGCAAGGCCATGCGCGCGTTGCCGACGATGTCATCGTGGCGGACTGTGCCACCCATGGCGTTTATCGAATGCCATAGCTGTTCGAGTGGGATTTCTTCCATCATGCTTCCTTCCCATTGGAACTGCCGCTATAGGCCCAACGGCCGCAGCAGATTTCAGACCGAGGTAGTCTGACGAGAAGGAATGTGCCATGTGGCAAAAAATATGACAAGAGGCAAAGTGCCGAAAGGCAAATTTTGTGTCCAAATACAGAAAACCGCTGTAGCGCTCGGCACATTTGACTCTGGTTGTTTATGTTCAGCCCATGCTGCTTACCAGTGACAAGCTTCTCTCAAAGGCTGAATCGCTTTTTCTAGTCCCTTTATCGGAAAGGTCACCATGATGGGGTTGCCGTTATAAGGAGTAATACGCACCAGCATTTGATCGTTGTCGAACATTCTTCGAATGAATGGGATGGATCGATTTCCACTCCAGAGACCGAGAGCACTGTTGTCCGAAGAAACATGCATATTTTGAGAGCGGGCCGTCTCTTTGTCGAGACGGTATTCAACGTTGCCGTAGCCTTGTATGTCCGAGAGGAAATTGCCGTTCAAGCTGATATGGATCGAAGTTGTGTTTTCCAGGCATCTGATCAGCATGGATGCCGTATCGCTTTGGCCGAAACGTCCTGGGATTTCCTCATTAGATGAAACGAGCATCGCAACAGTTTTGGTGTCATCCATGGGGGAGGTATCAATCTGAATGTACCAATCACCGATGTAGTCTGCGATTTGTCCATCAGTTGCCATTGCGCGCGCCAAGCACTTCTTAGATATCGCGCTATCGGCTGGATACTCCATACACAAAGACACATCTGGTTTTTCGGGAAGATCGTCCTGTGCTGCTACAGTGGTCAGGGTCAAAAGCGAGATGGCAGTTGCATAAAAAAGGCCTCGCATATTTGCCTCCCTTAATATTTGCAAGTGAAACTGATAGCCGCAGGAACTGGCGATGATTCTCTGAAATGAAGAGCGGATTAACCGCGCCACTGGAACCATGCAACGACGCGGCCATATACGCGAATGTCTTGCCTGTTCAATTCGTCTGGCTCCCCATAGCGCTCTCGATTGTCAGAAATCACCAAGATGCTTTCGCTGCGTGGAACGAGTTTAAGTCTTTTAACGACAAGCCCGTCGCCGTAGTCGCACGCATAAATATCCTCAGGATTAGGATAGGTGTGTGAAGTGTCCACGAACACGGTCGAACCTTTCGCGAGCGTTGGCTCCATACTATCACCGATGACAGGCATCGCTTTAATACCATCAAGATTGCGCCAGCCAGCCTTAATGTTATCCGGGAATGACCAGTAGCCATTCGACATGGCCGGGTCCGAAATCTGTCCGTCATCGCGGTATTCGACGCTGAGTAGTCCGCCGCCTCCAGCGCCTGAGATTATATCAAGGTTCTCTATATCGCCGCCTTTGGGCCGAGGTGCTGCGATCTCTGGCATGTCCGATGCTAAAGATAACGCCTCATGGTCGAATTCATCCGTCAGCTCGACGGCATCAACACCAAGAGCCTTCGCGATTTTAATTATGTTCGCAAGCGACAGGCCGCGTTTACCGCTCTCCATCCGCGACAGATGCGTTTGAGAGATGCCGGTCAAGTCGGCTAGTTCCTCAAGTGTGACGTTTTTGGATTTGCGGAATTCACGAACTTTGTTTGCCATGGTTCAGCTATTTTGCCAAATGGGAAAAAATACAACCGCCAAACGGCAATATGCCTATTGACAAACTTATGCCATATGGCAAATTGCCAGTTATGAAGCTGGATGAATATCTCAAATTTAAGGGTGTGAAGCCCTCAGTCTTTGCCGCCGAGCTCGGAGTCGCCCCATCGACGATCAGTCGGATTATTCGGGGCGAAAGAATGCCGCGCACGCCTCTAATTCTGAAGATCTTCAACGCCACCCAAGGTCGGGTGACCTTTTCTGATTGGGCTGACGCTGCGTGCGTTCGGGCCTCGAGTGGCGAGGGAATTGCCGAATGATGGGTTTG
This window of the Martelella lutilitoris genome carries:
- a CDS encoding cation:proton antiporter, with amino-acid sequence MELAILVAIAAGIFAVIGLSEPLAARLRLPFSVILAAMGIGIGIAATFFWQTSLTNALNPLALGILNLPIRASFFLNVFLPLLVFQVALNIDIRRMLDDWVPILVLAVLAVFVAMLAVGFALYPVAGLPLAACLLVGAIVSTTDPSAVVSIFKATPSPQRLARIVEGESLLNDAAAIALFSLFLGFVTVNVANPKIGPALVTFPWIAGVGGLIGIAAGRFAVEVIARMPDFPRGQISVSVAVPLLTYLLAEQFSASGVIAVVAAGLTINLHMTARFTPALNLQMRDTWDLIAHWAGSLIFILAAILIPKLLSDFVLYDLFLIAVVVIAALVARALILFGVLPVLAYFRLSPKMERPYSVAILWGGLRGAVTLALALAVTENRYVPQDIKHQVGLIATGFTLFTLIVQGTTLRWIIRRLKLDRLSPLDVALSNQVIAVALQSVRERVSETARDLGLTREIVRDEAKRFAERVDAAVEETDATERLQDRDRITLGLVALAAHERDSILEGYRDQIISADLAERLVIGADMIIEATRTGGRAGYRAASRRVYATNLRFRVATLLHNYLGIARPLASLLEDRFDVLVSYSLVLPRLELFIDERIRRIHGRRVAELLHELLNRRLEEARRELETLRLQFPGYAEELERRLIRRTTLQLEEGEYEALVEDGLIGPELRATLGADIDRRRAQLKGRPVLDLKRQKRVTVEGFAAFADFSERERKLLRKKIRIVYAAPGQHILRKESSAREVWFIAAGTVTVVTDGVKLRLTEGDLFGQFAVLAKRRRPIQVTAVTDCTLLTLDEHTFRTFMAREGAFRTAVIRSAAERGVIIPPETFDRPADEQTAEIRAILVKSGSLKPRPRRRFYQSGF
- a CDS encoding tyrosine-type recombinase/integrase, with product MSVYKRPGESVYSYDFVLRGRRFSGKTGATSKRDAKRVEDSIKETIRAELIAAENRPADRMTFEEASSRWWTEIGQHHKNVETTLHVLAWLNDAVGPKTDLAKIDDAKIAAVVARRRGEHIKGDEKRPLVSAATVNRTCTQPLREIMLRARNVWKVKTADFDFGQHMLRERQERVREASTAEEEAILAELSPGYAEAVLFAFLTGCRRMEILGLRWPHVDFFGRQFTVFGKGDKRRTIPMSDAIYDLLWSQKDHHPDVVFTYEARRTLKKRGLVRGKRYPLTEDGLKTAARRAIAATGIEDFHFHDMRHTAATRVLRKSNLRVAQRLLGHADIQTTTKYAHALDDDIRAALEATSSPTKNTTATDGTMDNNLKKQEK
- a CDS encoding type VI secretion system-associated protein TagO — protein: MRGLFYATAISLLTLTTVAAQDDLPEKPDVSLCMEYPADSAISKKCLARAMATDGQIADYIGDWYIQIDTSPMDDTKTVAMLVSSNEEIPGRFGQSDTASMLIRCLENTTSIHISLNGNFLSDIQGYGNVEYRLDKETARSQNMHVSSDNSALGLWSGNRSIPFIRRMFDNDQMLVRITPYNGNPIMVTFPIKGLEKAIQPLREACHW
- a CDS encoding XRE family transcriptional regulator → MANKVREFRKSKNVTLEELADLTGISQTHLSRMESGKRGLSLANIIKIAKALGVDAVELTDEFDHEALSLASDMPEIAAPRPKGGDIENLDIISGAGGGGLLSVEYRDDGQISDPAMSNGYWSFPDNIKAGWRNLDGIKAMPVIGDSMEPTLAKGSTVFVDTSHTYPNPEDIYACDYGDGLVVKRLKLVPRSESILVISDNRERYGEPDELNRQDIRVYGRVVAWFQWRG
- a CDS encoding helix-turn-helix domain-containing protein; the encoded protein is MPWFSYFAKWEKIQPPNGNMPIDKLMPYGKLPVMKLDEYLKFKGVKPSVFAAELGVAPSTISRIIRGERMPRTPLILKIFNATQGRVTFSDWADAACVRASSGEGIAE